The genomic DNA GAGCTTTCACGAGCAGATCGTCCGGCCCCGCTACGAGCTGCTGATCGCCGCGTTCGAGCGCGCCCAGCAGCGTGGCGAGATCGGACCCGACGCCGACCTCGAGCTGATCGCCGCAGTGGTCCCCGCGATGGCCATGCGTCACAGTGCAGAGCTCGGCGCGGGTCCCACTACCGAGTACATGCGTGAGGTCGTCGAGCAGATCGTGCTCCCGGCGTGCGCAGCGACTCTGCACGAGCACCACGAACCTGCCACCAAGGGCGGCTGACGATCGCGGACACGAGCTGTCCGCCTGCCGTCCGACACTTCATCCAGAACCCACACCGCACACGCCAACGGACTCCCAAGGAGGGAACCCGCCATGTCGACGTCTGTCGAAACAGCGTCAGGGCAGCAGGAGCAGACCGGCTCCTCGCGCAACCTGATGCTCGCACTGGTGGTCATCGCCAGTGCCCAGCTGATGATCGTGCTCGATGCGAGCATCGTGAACATCGCCCTGCCCCACATCCAGAGCGACCTCGGCTTCACCGACGCCAACCGTCAGTGGGTCGTCACCGCGTACGCCCTCGCGTTCGGCAGCCTGCTGCTGCTCGGCGGACGCCTCGGTGACCTGTTCGGTCGCCGCCGGATGTTCTTCTGGGGCGTCGTGCTGTTCGCCGTCGCCTCACTGCTCGGCGGGATCGCACCGAACGAAGAGCTGCTGCTCGCCTCGCGTGGACTCCAGGGCGCCGGCGCCGCGCTCGCCTCACCGGCCGCACTGGCGCTGATCAACACCACCTTCCCCGCTGGCAAGGAGCGCAACCGCGCCATGGCGGTGTACGCCGCGATGTCCGGTGCCGGTGCTGCCGTCGGCCTGATCCTCGGTGGAGTGCTCACCGAGATCGACTGGCGCTGGACGTTCTTCGTCAACGTGCCGATCGGCCTGCTCGTCGCCGCACTGGCTCCTCGATACCTCGTCGAGTCCGAGGGCCGCGACGCCACGGTCGACGTCCCGGGTGCGGTCGTCGGCACCGCCGGCCTGTTCGGCATCGTCTACGGCCTGTCGCACGCCGCGGAGCAGGGCGCCTCGTGGGGAGACTGGCAGACCCTCGTACCCCTGATCGGCGGAATCGCCCTGCTGGGCCTGTTCGTCCTCGTCGAGCAGCGCGCCAAGCACCCGCTGCTGCCGATGCGCATCCTGGGTGACCGCAACCGCGCGGTCAGCCTGTTCGCGATGCTGCTCGTCGGCGCCGGGATGTTCGGGATGTTCTTCTTCCTCGGCCTGTTCATCCAGCAGGTGCTCGGCTACTCGCCGGTCAAGGCCGGTCTGTCGCTGCTGCCGTTCAGCGTCGGCATCGCGATCGGCGCGGGCATCGCGTCCAACCTGCTCAGCCGGGTCGACCCGCGCTGGATCGCCGGCTCCGGTGGCCTGCTCGCGGCGTTCGGCATGTGGGGCTACACCCACCTGACGGTCGACAGCACCTACGTCTCCGGCCTGCTGCCGTGGATCGTCGTCCAGTCGATCGGTATGGCGTTCCTGTTCATCCCGCTCACGATGACGTCGACGGCCCGCATCAGCGCGAACGACTCCGGCGCAGCGGCGTCCGCACTCAACACCGCTCAGCAGATCGGTGGCGCCGTCGGCGTGGCCGCCCTGTCGACCGTCTTCTCCAGCGCCGCCACCGACAAGGGCAAGGAGCTGATGGCCCAGGTCATGCAGCAGGCCCAGGCGAAGGGTCTGCCTGCCCCGCACACCGCTGCTGAGAAGGCAGCCGCGGCCAAGCAGTTCCAGGCTCAGTACGGCCCGGAGATTCAGACGTTCGCCTCGACCCAGGGCTTCTGGGTTGCGGCGGGCATGCTGCTCATCGGCGCGATCGCCACGTTCATCTTCCTCAACGTCAAGCACGAGGAGCTGGCGACCGACGGCCAGGAGGCCGTGCACGTCGGCTGACCGGTCGATCGGGGGAACCACCGGCGAGGGCCGGGGCGCACACGGCGTCCCGGCCCTCGTCGTAACCGGGCTAGGCTCGCCGACATGCCCTCGCAGATCCGGTACGACGTCGCGGTGGCCCAGCGCGCCGACCTGTCTGCGTCGGGCCAGGTCGCAGCACCGTTCGCCGGAGTGGCCACTCCCCTGGTCGAGATCGGCCAGGTCGTCGAACGAGGCACGCTCGTCGTCACGATCGAGGCGATGAAGATGGAGGCGCCCATCAGCGCACCGTTCTCCGGGCGGGTGGTCTCACTTGTCGAGGACGGAGCGCACGTCAACGGCGGCGACCTCATCGCGGTGATCGATCCCACCTGAGCGCGCCGCCTGCGCGCACGACACCGTTCATGTGGTCACGACGTGACGCGGGGCTCACGGTGTGACCACATGAACCGTTCAGGCCATCACCACGAGCTGGAGCCGCCGCCTCCGCCACCGCCGCCGCTGAACCCGCCGCCCCCGGAGAACCCGCCTCCGCCGAAGCCGCTGCCACCGGACGAACCGGGCGTCGAGGCAAACGTGCCGGCGGCCATCGTCCCGAAGGAGTCGACGCCCTCGGCGATGCCTCCGAAGCTGGGGAAGCCGGTGCCGAGCGGGATGTACCAGAGCGGCATCACGAGTGGACGGCCAGCAGCCGCAGCCGCTTCGGCGACCCGGCCGAACGTCGCGGCCCAGCGGTCGGCGATCCCGAACACGACGGCGTACGGCATGTATCGGCTGAAGATCTGCTCGGCCTGCTCGAACTTGATCTGGTTGGCCTCGGCGGTCTCGAGGTACTGGCGGAAGCCGAGGCTCTGCGCCGTGACGGCCGAGCCCTCAGCCGTCTTGGCGGCCATGTGCTTGCCCATCCATTGGACGATGAACCCGGCGATGCCCAGGCCGATCGGGATGCCGACCGCCGCGCGCATGATCGTCGGGAGCACGAAGAACCCGAGGATCGCGGCGCCGATCAGCAGGAACCCGACCGCACGCCAGCGGCCGCGGGTGGCCTCGGGCGACTTGCGGAACCACCCACGTCGGGTCGTCTCCAGATACATGTACGACTTCGCGCTCTGCAGCGTCGCGGCGAAGTGGTTCTTCAGCTCGGACAGCCGGACCACGTCGCCGCTCTTGAACAGGCCGTCGAGGACGACCTGCTCGTAGTCCATCAGCGGCTCCTCGGCCTGCGAACGGGTACGGGTGAGCTCCCAGTCGGTGCTCTTGAACAGGCCGCCGGACTCGACCTCCTTCATCTGCAGGTAGCCGCGCACCGCGAGGTCGACGACCGTCGCGCTGACGTCGACGGTGCCTGCGTCCTCGTCGATGACCGTGCCCATCAGGCCGGGTCGCACGCCCTGCGGCGGCTGGAACTGCACCGCGGGCGCGGGGCCCTTGCCGCGTACGACGCGCTC from Luteipulveratus halotolerans includes the following:
- a CDS encoding MFS transporter, giving the protein MSTSVETASGQQEQTGSSRNLMLALVVIASAQLMIVLDASIVNIALPHIQSDLGFTDANRQWVVTAYALAFGSLLLLGGRLGDLFGRRRMFFWGVVLFAVASLLGGIAPNEELLLASRGLQGAGAALASPAALALINTTFPAGKERNRAMAVYAAMSGAGAAVGLILGGVLTEIDWRWTFFVNVPIGLLVAALAPRYLVESEGRDATVDVPGAVVGTAGLFGIVYGLSHAAEQGASWGDWQTLVPLIGGIALLGLFVLVEQRAKHPLLPMRILGDRNRAVSLFAMLLVGAGMFGMFFFLGLFIQQVLGYSPVKAGLSLLPFSVGIAIGAGIASNLLSRVDPRWIAGSGGLLAAFGMWGYTHLTVDSTYVSGLLPWIVVQSIGMAFLFIPLTMTSTARISANDSGAAASALNTAQQIGGAVGVAALSTVFSSAATDKGKELMAQVMQQAQAKGLPAPHTAAEKAAAAKQFQAQYGPEIQTFASTQGFWVAAGMLLIGAIATFIFLNVKHEELATDGQEAVHVG
- a CDS encoding biotin/lipoyl-containing protein translates to MPSQIRYDVAVAQRADLSASGQVAAPFAGVATPLVEIGQVVERGTLVVTIEAMKMEAPISAPFSGRVVSLVEDGAHVNGGDLIAVIDPT
- a CDS encoding DUF2207 domain-containing protein, producing MRRMLAAVAAALGVLALLVIAPVGAASAAPGERILSFEAEYDVQPDGSVEVTEHLTWQFAGDQSHGIKRNIITSQGYDPDPAKYRAYPISDVRASSPTGAPADVDQQQFGANTVLRIGDPDETVSGTQKYDISYTLGHVVNAQPEHVELYWNVTGAQTSIPTDRVRITVRGPGAVTKAACYYGLTQESKQCTATPGQAATYTAQGLQGWEQVTVVAAFAKGGFTSTAPELREGSPDSYDKDDRGQLGDSLTPDQRRALQGVSIGAGVALPALAASAMGLLVWKRGRDERYAAAVPGLTPLPGQDERVVRGKGPAPAVQFQPPQGVRPGLMGTVIDEDAGTVDVSATVVDLAVRGYLQMKEVESGGLFKSTDWELTRTRSQAEEPLMDYEQVVLDGLFKSGDVVRLSELKNHFAATLQSAKSYMYLETTRRGWFRKSPEATRGRWRAVGFLLIGAAILGFFVLPTIMRAAVGIPIGLGIAGFIVQWMGKHMAAKTAEGSAVTAQSLGFRQYLETAEANQIKFEQAEQIFSRYMPYAVVFGIADRWAATFGRVAEAAAAAGRPLVMPLWYIPLGTGFPSFGGIAEGVDSFGTMAAGTFASTPGSSGGSGFGGGGFSGGGGFSGGGGGGGGSSSW